The following are encoded together in the Thermomonas brevis genome:
- a CDS encoding DUF2061 domain-containing protein, which translates to MRKTLSFAALHFTVAFSVGWLMTGSWLVGGALALVEPACNTVVFHFHEKVWKRIEARRNANRTPDRDVVTA; encoded by the coding sequence ATGCGCAAGACCCTGAGCTTTGCCGCCCTGCACTTCACGGTGGCGTTTTCGGTCGGCTGGCTGATGACCGGCAGCTGGCTGGTCGGCGGCGCGCTGGCGCTGGTGGAGCCGGCCTGCAACACGGTGGTGTTCCACTTCCACGAGAAGGTATGGAAGCGGATCGAGGCGCGCCGCAACGCCAATCGCACGCCGGATCGGGACGTCGTCACGGCCTGA
- the lpdA gene encoding dihydrolipoyl dehydrogenase: MADIESKVPDIGGHDKVPVIELLVAVGDSVKKDQGLVTLESDKATMEVPAVADGVIKALKVKLGDTVTEGSVIAVIESVAGDTAAAPTAPAPAKAEAPKPAAAPAAKAEPAALAPQAAASSGRKADVECAMVVIGAGPGGYTAAFRSADLGLDTVLVERYATLGGVCLNVGCIPSKALLHAADVIEQAAHASDYGVDFGKPRISIDKLRDYKEKVVGQLTKGLAGMAKQRKVRTVQGTAKFVSANELEIADADGKTQLLRFANCIIAAGSQPVKLPSFPWDDPRVMDSTDALNLADVPKKLLVVGGGIIGLEMATVYRALGAEVTVVEFMPQLIPGADADLVKPLADRLKKQGVAIHLKTKVVEAKAQKNGIACSFEGDSIPEGKLFDRVLVAVGRSANGGKLDAEKAGVRVGERGLIAVDAQMRTSVPHIFAIGDLVGQPMLAHKATHEGKLAAEVAAGEKKEWVARVIPSVAYTDPEIAWVGVTETEAKAKGLKIGVGKFPWAASGRAIGLSRTEGFTKLVFDEDSHRVIGGGIVGVHAGELISEIALAIEMGCEVHDIGHTIHPHPTLGESVGMAAEVYDGSITDLYIPKKK; this comes from the coding sequence ATGGCAGACATCGAAAGCAAGGTTCCGGACATCGGCGGTCACGACAAGGTGCCGGTGATCGAGCTGTTGGTGGCGGTCGGCGACAGCGTGAAGAAAGACCAGGGCCTGGTCACGCTGGAATCCGACAAGGCGACGATGGAAGTCCCGGCGGTCGCCGACGGCGTGATCAAGGCGCTGAAGGTGAAGCTGGGCGATACGGTGACGGAAGGCAGCGTGATCGCCGTCATCGAGAGCGTGGCGGGCGACACTGCGGCGGCGCCGACGGCCCCCGCCCCGGCCAAGGCCGAAGCGCCGAAGCCTGCCGCCGCGCCGGCCGCGAAGGCGGAGCCGGCAGCGCTCGCCCCGCAGGCCGCCGCGTCCTCGGGCCGCAAGGCCGACGTCGAATGCGCGATGGTGGTGATCGGCGCCGGCCCCGGCGGCTACACCGCCGCGTTCCGCAGCGCCGACCTCGGTCTCGACACCGTGCTGGTCGAACGCTACGCCACCCTTGGCGGCGTCTGCCTCAACGTCGGCTGCATCCCGTCGAAGGCGCTGCTGCATGCCGCCGACGTGATCGAGCAGGCCGCGCACGCCAGCGACTACGGCGTTGATTTCGGAAAACCACGCATCAGCATCGACAAGCTGCGCGACTACAAGGAGAAAGTCGTCGGCCAGCTCACCAAGGGCCTGGCCGGCATGGCCAAGCAGCGCAAGGTGCGGACGGTGCAGGGCACGGCGAAGTTCGTCTCGGCAAATGAGTTGGAAATCGCCGATGCCGACGGCAAGACGCAGCTGCTGCGCTTCGCCAATTGCATCATCGCCGCGGGCAGTCAGCCGGTGAAGCTGCCGTCGTTTCCGTGGGATGACCCGCGCGTCATGGATTCCACCGACGCGCTGAACCTCGCCGACGTGCCGAAAAAGCTGCTGGTCGTCGGCGGCGGCATCATCGGGCTGGAGATGGCGACGGTCTATCGCGCGCTGGGCGCAGAGGTCACCGTGGTCGAGTTCATGCCGCAGCTGATCCCCGGCGCGGACGCCGATCTGGTCAAGCCGCTGGCCGATCGCCTGAAGAAGCAGGGAGTCGCCATCCACCTCAAGACCAAGGTGGTCGAAGCCAAGGCGCAGAAGAACGGCATCGCCTGCAGCTTCGAGGGCGACAGCATCCCCGAGGGCAAGCTGTTTGATCGCGTGCTGGTCGCGGTGGGCCGCAGCGCCAACGGCGGCAAGCTCGATGCCGAAAAGGCCGGCGTGCGCGTCGGCGAGCGCGGACTGATCGCGGTCGATGCGCAGATGCGCACCAGCGTGCCGCACATCTTCGCCATCGGCGATCTGGTCGGCCAGCCGATGCTGGCGCACAAGGCCACGCACGAGGGCAAGCTGGCCGCCGAAGTCGCCGCCGGCGAGAAGAAGGAATGGGTGGCGCGGGTGATCCCGAGCGTGGCCTACACCGATCCGGAAATCGCGTGGGTCGGCGTCACCGAAACCGAGGCGAAGGCCAAGGGCCTGAAGATCGGCGTCGGCAAGTTCCCGTGGGCGGCGTCCGGCCGCGCGATTGGTTTGTCGCGCACCGAAGGATTCACCAAGCTGGTGTTCGACGAGGACAGCCACCGCGTGATCGGCGGCGGGATAGTGGGAGTGCATGCGGGCGAGCTGATCTCGGAGATCGCGCTGGCCATCGAGATGGGCTGCGAGGTGCACGACATCGGCCACACCATCCACCCGCATCCCACGCTGGGCGAGTCGGTGGGCATGGCGGCCGAGGTGTACGACGGCAGCATCACCGACCTGTACATCCCGAAGAAGAAGTAG
- a CDS encoding ATP synthase subunit I: MLNSVNAGWRLALRVVVFQIIATLATAAACYISGPRAALAALAGGGSMALGSMLAAWGAFGGGVAGAGVALGRLLLGTAVKWLVVIVGLYLAMAVWKLPAVPVLAGAAMAAAAFVVSMRFVAQRSTTRTNA; the protein is encoded by the coding sequence GTGCTCAATTCCGTCAACGCGGGCTGGCGGCTGGCGCTGCGGGTGGTGGTCTTCCAGATCATCGCCACGCTGGCGACGGCGGCGGCCTGCTACATCAGCGGCCCGCGCGCCGCCCTGGCAGCGCTGGCGGGCGGCGGGTCGATGGCGCTGGGCAGCATGCTGGCCGCCTGGGGCGCCTTCGGCGGCGGCGTGGCGGGAGCCGGCGTGGCGCTCGGGCGCCTGCTGCTGGGCACCGCGGTGAAATGGCTGGTCGTCATCGTCGGGCTGTATCTGGCGATGGCGGTGTGGAAATTGCCGGCGGTGCCGGTATTGGCCGGAGCGGCGATGGCCGCGGCGGCCTTCGTGGTTTCGATGAGATTCGTGGCGCAGCGCAGTACGACGAGGACGAACGCGTGA
- the atpE gene encoding F0F1 ATP synthase subunit C, translating to MEFIAQVQAYTAIAIGIIVGLGALAAALGIGIMGSKFLESAARQPELVPMLQGRMFLLAGLIDAAFLIGVGVAMMFAFANPLLAAVQAAAGA from the coding sequence ATGGAATTCATCGCCCAAGTCCAGGCCTACACCGCCATCGCCATCGGCATCATCGTCGGCCTGGGTGCCCTCGCCGCCGCCCTCGGCATCGGCATCATGGGCAGCAAGTTCCTCGAATCCGCCGCCCGCCAGCCGGAGCTGGTGCCGATGCTGCAGGGCCGCATGTTCCTGCTGGCCGGCCTGATCGACGCGGCGTTCCTGATCGGCGTCGGCGTGGCGATGATGTTCGCGTTCGCCAACCCGCTGCTGGCCGCGGTGCAGGCTGCCGCCGGCGCCTGA
- the atpA gene encoding F0F1 ATP synthase subunit alpha, protein MATTTLNPSEISELIKTRIEKVALSAEARNEGTVTSVSDGIVRIHGLADVMQGEMIELPGGTTALALNLERDSVGAVVLGDYEHLREGDVAKTTGQILSVPTGPELLGRVVNALGEPIDGKGPIDAKTTSPVETIAPGVIWRKSVDQPVQTGYKSVDSMIPIGRGQRELVIGDRQTGKTALAIDAIINQKSSGIRCIYVAIGQKNSTIANIVRKLEEYGAMAYTTVVAASASESAAMQYISAYSGCAMGEYFRDRGEDALIVYDDLSKQAVAYRQISLLLRRPPGREAYPGDVFYLHSRLLERAARVSEEYVEKFTNGAVKGKTGSLTALPIIETQAGDVSAFVPTNVISITDGQIFLETDLFNAGIRPAVNAGISVSRVGGAAQTKIMKKLSGGIRIALAQYRELAAFAQFASDLDDATRKQLERGQRVTELMKQKQYAPMSVAEQALSIYAVDKGYLDDVPVGKVLAFEAGLQAHFANTAGSLMGDVAATGNWNDEIEAAFKKGIEDFKTTGSW, encoded by the coding sequence ATGGCCACCACCACGCTCAACCCGTCCGAAATCAGCGAACTGATCAAGACCCGCATCGAGAAGGTCGCGCTTTCCGCCGAAGCCCGCAACGAAGGCACCGTGACCTCGGTGTCCGACGGCATCGTGCGCATCCACGGCCTGGCCGACGTGATGCAGGGCGAAATGATCGAACTGCCGGGCGGCACCACGGCGCTGGCGCTGAACCTCGAACGCGACTCCGTGGGCGCGGTGGTGCTGGGCGACTACGAGCACCTGCGCGAAGGCGACGTGGCCAAGACCACCGGCCAGATCCTGTCGGTGCCGACCGGCCCCGAGCTGCTGGGCCGCGTGGTCAACGCGCTGGGCGAGCCGATCGACGGCAAGGGCCCGATCGACGCCAAGACCACCTCGCCGGTGGAAACGATTGCTCCCGGCGTGATCTGGCGCAAGTCGGTCGATCAGCCGGTGCAGACCGGCTACAAGTCGGTCGACTCGATGATCCCGATCGGCCGCGGTCAGCGCGAGCTGGTCATCGGCGACCGCCAGACCGGCAAGACCGCGCTGGCCATCGACGCCATCATCAACCAGAAGTCCTCCGGCATCCGCTGCATCTACGTGGCGATCGGCCAGAAGAACTCGACCATCGCCAACATCGTGCGCAAGCTCGAGGAATACGGCGCGATGGCGTACACCACGGTCGTCGCCGCCTCGGCCTCCGAGTCGGCCGCGATGCAGTACATCAGCGCCTACTCCGGCTGCGCGATGGGCGAATACTTCCGCGACCGCGGCGAAGACGCGCTGATCGTGTACGACGACCTGTCCAAGCAGGCCGTGGCCTACCGCCAGATCTCGCTGCTGCTGCGCCGCCCGCCGGGCCGCGAAGCCTACCCGGGCGACGTGTTCTACCTGCACAGCCGCCTGCTGGAGCGCGCCGCGCGCGTGTCCGAGGAGTACGTGGAGAAGTTCACCAACGGTGCCGTCAAGGGCAAGACCGGTTCGCTGACCGCGCTGCCGATCATCGAAACGCAGGCCGGCGACGTGTCCGCGTTCGTGCCGACCAACGTGATCTCGATCACCGACGGCCAGATCTTCCTCGAAACCGACCTGTTCAACGCCGGCATCCGCCCGGCCGTGAACGCCGGCATCTCGGTGTCGCGCGTGGGCGGCGCGGCGCAGACCAAGATCATGAAGAAGCTGTCCGGCGGCATCCGCATCGCGCTGGCGCAGTACCGCGAGCTGGCCGCGTTCGCGCAGTTCGCTTCCGACCTGGACGACGCCACCCGCAAGCAGCTGGAGCGCGGTCAGCGCGTGACCGAGCTGATGAAGCAGAAGCAGTACGCACCGATGTCGGTCGCCGAGCAGGCGCTGTCGATCTACGCGGTGGACAAGGGCTATCTGGACGACGTGCCGGTCGGCAAGGTGCTGGCGTTCGAAGCCGGCCTGCAGGCCCACTTCGCCAACACCGCAGGCAGCCTGATGGGCGACGTGGCGGCCACCGGCAACTGGAACGACGAAATCGAAGCCGCGTTCAAGAAGGGCATCGAGGACTTCAAGACCACCGGTAGCTGGTAA
- a CDS encoding F0F1 ATP synthase subunit delta, translating into MSLTLARPYARAAFSVAREAGALPAWSAALGFAARAAAEPQAAVLLDNPKLTRADVVALLAPEGADETFRNLLGLLFDNRRLALLPEVAGLFDELRFEAERVVRVKVTSAATLADGELETIKAALRKRFGRDVEVETAIDESLIGGALIDAGDIVIDGSIKGKLARLQTALSH; encoded by the coding sequence ATGAGCCTGACCCTCGCCCGTCCCTACGCCCGCGCCGCCTTCTCGGTGGCGCGCGAGGCCGGCGCGCTGCCGGCGTGGTCGGCCGCGCTGGGCTTCGCCGCCCGCGCCGCGGCCGAGCCGCAGGCCGCCGTGCTGCTGGACAACCCGAAGCTGACCCGCGCCGACGTGGTCGCGCTGCTCGCGCCGGAAGGCGCGGACGAGACGTTCCGCAACCTGCTCGGCCTGCTGTTCGACAACCGCCGCCTGGCGCTGCTGCCGGAAGTCGCCGGCCTGTTCGACGAGCTGCGCTTCGAGGCCGAGCGCGTGGTGCGCGTAAAGGTCACGTCCGCCGCGACGCTGGCGGACGGCGAGCTGGAGACGATCAAGGCCGCGCTGCGCAAGCGCTTCGGTCGCGACGTCGAGGTCGAGACCGCGATCGACGAGAGCCTGATCGGCGGCGCGCTGATCGACGCCGGCGACATCGTCATCGACGGCTCGATCAAGGGCAAGCTGGCGCGCCTGCAGACGGCGCTGTCGCACTAA
- a CDS encoding ion channel, protein MGSWRARRWRVIVKRHPSAFLLAAQLLSLLLYPLMNDGSGGRLLFGAVALVVVPLALWVVMRSPLMSWIGWLLAIPAMVLTVFGVLFEHAALLPVSAMLEAALYFYAAGGLIAYMLRDHKVTSDELFAAGATFTLLAWGFAYAYFVCQAWFPGSFSGIEPERQRRWLDLLFYSFSNLSATGLGDTLPLTAPAKVLTMLEQFAGVGYIAAVVSRLIGLTIVRGDARG, encoded by the coding sequence ATGGGATCCTGGCGCGCGCGCCGCTGGCGGGTGATCGTCAAGCGGCATCCGTCCGCGTTCCTGCTCGCGGCGCAGTTGCTGAGCCTGCTGCTCTATCCGCTGATGAACGACGGCAGCGGCGGGCGCCTGCTGTTCGGCGCGGTCGCGCTGGTGGTGGTGCCGCTGGCGCTGTGGGTGGTGATGCGCAGTCCGCTGATGAGCTGGATCGGCTGGCTGCTGGCGATCCCGGCGATGGTGCTGACGGTGTTCGGCGTGCTGTTCGAGCACGCCGCGTTGCTGCCGGTGTCCGCGATGCTGGAGGCGGCGCTGTACTTCTACGCCGCAGGCGGATTGATCGCCTACATGCTGCGCGACCACAAGGTCACCTCCGACGAACTGTTCGCCGCCGGTGCGACCTTCACTTTGCTGGCCTGGGGCTTCGCCTACGCCTATTTCGTCTGCCAAGCCTGGTTCCCCGGCAGCTTCTCCGGCATCGAACCGGAGCGGCAGCGCCGCTGGCTCGATCTGCTGTTCTACAGCTTCAGCAACCTGTCGGCGACCGGCCTGGGCGACACGCTGCCGCTGACCGCGCCGGCCAAGGTACTGACCATGCTGGAGCAGTTCGCCGGCGTGGGCTACATCGCCGCGGTGGTGTCGCGGCTGATCGGCCTGACCATCGTGCGCGGCGACGCGCGCGGGTAA
- a CDS encoding F0F1 ATP synthase subunit epsilon: protein MASTIRCDIVSAEAEIFHGDAELVVATGELGELGIAPKHAPLITRLKPGKVVVTLPGGEKLDFAISGGILEVQPTVVTVLADTAVRADEIDEAAVRAAKDEAERIIAHRGEAMEIAEAQKRLAEVTAQLQALERLRKNLRH from the coding sequence ATGGCATCCACCATCCGTTGCGACATCGTCAGCGCCGAAGCCGAGATCTTCCACGGCGACGCCGAGCTGGTCGTGGCCACGGGCGAACTCGGCGAGCTGGGCATCGCGCCCAAGCACGCGCCGCTGATCACCCGCCTGAAGCCGGGCAAGGTCGTCGTCACCCTGCCGGGCGGCGAGAAGCTGGACTTCGCCATCTCCGGCGGCATCCTCGAGGTGCAGCCGACGGTGGTGACCGTGCTGGCCGACACCGCGGTCCGCGCCGACGAGATCGACGAAGCCGCCGTACGTGCCGCCAAGGACGAGGCCGAGCGGATCATCGCCCACCGCGGCGAGGCGATGGAGATCGCCGAGGCGCAGAAGCGTCTGGCCGAAGTCACCGCGCAGCTGCAGGCGCTGGAGCGCCTGCGCAAGAACCTGCGCCACTGA
- a CDS encoding F0F1 ATP synthase subunit B produces MNPNITLLGQMISFAILIWFSVKFIWPPLIKAIEERQQKIAEGLAAADNAQKNLAQADAKVADELKAARAKANEIIEQAHQRANALIDAAKADAIAEGARQKALAEAEIEAAANRAKEDLRKQVSALAVSGAEKLLKREINANDQKALIDELAAQL; encoded by the coding sequence ATGAATCCGAATATCACCCTGCTGGGCCAGATGATCTCGTTCGCGATCCTCATCTGGTTCTCCGTCAAGTTCATCTGGCCGCCGCTGATCAAGGCGATCGAGGAACGTCAGCAGAAGATCGCCGAAGGCCTGGCCGCCGCCGACAACGCGCAGAAGAATCTCGCGCAGGCCGACGCCAAGGTCGCCGACGAGCTGAAGGCCGCCCGCGCCAAGGCCAACGAGATCATCGAGCAGGCCCACCAGCGCGCCAACGCGCTGATCGACGCCGCCAAGGCCGACGCGATCGCCGAAGGCGCGCGCCAGAAGGCGCTGGCCGAGGCCGAGATCGAGGCCGCCGCCAACCGCGCCAAGGAAGACCTGCGCAAGCAGGTGTCCGCGCTGGCCGTGTCCGGCGCCGAGAAGCTGCTCAAGCGCGAGATCAACGCCAACGACCAGAAGGCGCTGATCGACGAACTGGCCGCGCAGCTCTGA
- the atpG gene encoding F0F1 ATP synthase subunit gamma, which yields MAGGREIKTKIKSVQNTRKVTRALEMVSASKIRKAQDRMKASRPYARAMKQLIGHLAQANTDYRHPYLVQRENVKRVGYVVVSSDRGLAGGLNNNMFRKLLVEFRALQEQGIEVDVVTIGQKASVFFRRVKVGMLASVTHLGDAPKLEQLIGVIKVMLDAYTEGKVDKVFLSYNDFVNTMTQKATFDQLLPLPAAETQMAKHEWDYIYEPDAESVLEHVLTRYIESLVYQAVMENVASEHAARMVAMKAASDNATKLIGTLNLVYNKARQAAITQEISEIVGGAAAV from the coding sequence ATGGCAGGCGGACGCGAAATCAAGACGAAGATCAAGAGCGTGCAGAACACCCGCAAGGTGACGCGCGCGCTCGAAATGGTCTCGGCCTCCAAGATCCGCAAGGCGCAGGATCGGATGAAGGCGTCGCGCCCGTACGCGCGCGCGATGAAGCAGCTGATCGGCCATTTGGCGCAGGCCAATACCGACTACCGCCACCCGTACCTGGTGCAGCGCGAGAACGTGAAGCGCGTCGGCTACGTCGTGGTGTCGTCGGACCGCGGCCTCGCCGGCGGGCTGAACAACAACATGTTCCGCAAGCTGCTGGTCGAGTTCCGCGCCTTGCAGGAACAGGGCATCGAGGTCGATGTCGTCACCATCGGCCAGAAGGCGTCGGTGTTCTTCCGCCGCGTCAAGGTCGGCATGCTGGCCTCGGTCACCCACCTGGGTGACGCGCCCAAGCTGGAACAGCTGATCGGCGTCATCAAGGTCATGCTGGACGCCTACACCGAAGGCAAGGTGGACAAGGTGTTCCTGTCGTACAACGACTTCGTGAACACCATGACCCAGAAGGCCACCTTCGACCAGCTGCTGCCACTGCCGGCGGCGGAAACGCAGATGGCCAAGCACGAGTGGGACTACATCTACGAGCCGGACGCGGAATCCGTGCTGGAGCACGTGCTGACCCGCTACATCGAGTCGCTGGTGTACCAGGCGGTGATGGAGAACGTCGCCTCCGAGCACGCCGCGCGCATGGTGGCGATGAAGGCCGCCAGCGACAACGCGACCAAGCTGATCGGCACGCTGAACCTCGTCTACAACAAGGCGCGGCAGGCGGCGATCACGCAAGAGATTTCGGAAATCGTCGGCGGCGCCGCGGCGGTTTGA
- a CDS encoding DUF4136 domain-containing protein, giving the protein MRSIRILACALLAAATLGLSACATGPTVRTDSDPTADFGQYRTWGFYKPIAMEQSGYSSWISERIRADVQREMEARGYRYAAEGADLLVNFQGVVEDKTAVWSVPRSDVQWFYSYRRRSYVAVPVWYDETQVSRYREGTLTVDLVDGKRNRMVWTGAASAPVAGKNTPAEKRMAGIDQAITAIFVKYPYRATP; this is encoded by the coding sequence ATGCGTTCCATCCGAATCCTTGCCTGCGCCCTGCTGGCCGCCGCCACGCTGGGGCTTTCCGCCTGCGCGACCGGTCCGACGGTGCGCACCGATTCCGATCCCACCGCCGACTTCGGCCAGTACCGCACCTGGGGCTTCTACAAGCCGATCGCGATGGAGCAGTCCGGCTATTCCAGCTGGATCTCCGAGCGCATCCGTGCCGACGTGCAGCGCGAAATGGAAGCGCGCGGCTACCGCTACGCCGCCGAAGGCGCCGACCTGCTGGTCAACTTCCAGGGCGTGGTGGAAGACAAGACCGCCGTCTGGAGCGTGCCGCGCAGCGACGTGCAGTGGTTCTACAGCTACCGCCGCCGCAGCTACGTCGCGGTGCCGGTGTGGTACGACGAAACCCAGGTGAGCCGCTACCGCGAGGGCACGCTGACCGTGGATCTGGTCGACGGCAAGCGCAACCGCATGGTGTGGACGGGCGCGGCCAGCGCGCCGGTGGCGGGCAAGAACACGCCGGCGGAGAAGCGCATGGCCGGCATCGACCAGGCCATCACCGCCATCTTCGTCAAGTATCCGTACCGGGCCACGCCGTAA
- the atpD gene encoding F0F1 ATP synthase subunit beta, whose product MSNQGKVVQIIGAVVDVEFPRESVPRVYDALKVQNTAITLEVQQQLGDGVVRCIALGSTDGLKRGLIADNTGRAISVPVGIGTLGRIMDVLGNPIDEAGPVAADTTWEIHRAAPSYEDQASTTELLETGIKVIDLMCPFAKGGKVGLFGGAGVGKTVNMMELINNIATEHSGLSVFAGVGERTREGNDFYHEMQESGVVNVQEHAKSKVAMVYGQMNEPPGNRLRVALTGLTMAEYFRDEGRDVLLFVDNIYRYTLAGTEVSALLGRMPSAVGYQPTLAEEMGVLQERITSTKTGSITSIQAVYVPADDLTDPSPATTFAHLDATVVLSRNIASLGIYPAVDPLDSTSRQLDPNVIGNEHYETARRVQSTLQKYKELKDIIAILGMDELSEEDKLAVARARKIERFFSQPFHVAEVFTGSPGKYVPLKETIRGFKGICDGDYDHLPEQAFYMVGSIEEAVEKAKKLAA is encoded by the coding sequence ATGAGCAACCAGGGCAAGGTCGTACAGATCATCGGCGCGGTCGTCGACGTCGAATTCCCGCGCGAGAGCGTGCCGAGGGTGTACGACGCGCTGAAGGTGCAGAACACCGCCATCACGCTGGAAGTGCAGCAGCAGCTGGGCGACGGCGTGGTGCGCTGCATCGCGCTGGGCTCGACCGACGGCCTGAAGCGCGGCCTGATCGCCGACAACACCGGCCGCGCCATCTCGGTGCCGGTCGGCATCGGCACGCTGGGCCGCATCATGGACGTGCTGGGCAACCCGATCGACGAGGCCGGCCCGGTCGCCGCCGACACCACGTGGGAAATTCACCGCGCTGCGCCGTCGTACGAAGATCAGGCTTCCACCACCGAGCTGCTGGAAACCGGCATCAAGGTGATCGACCTGATGTGCCCGTTCGCCAAGGGCGGCAAGGTCGGCCTGTTCGGCGGCGCCGGCGTGGGCAAGACCGTCAACATGATGGAGCTCATCAACAACATCGCCACCGAGCACAGCGGCCTGTCCGTGTTCGCCGGCGTGGGCGAGCGCACCCGCGAGGGCAACGACTTCTACCACGAGATGCAGGAGTCGGGCGTCGTCAACGTGCAGGAGCACGCCAAGTCCAAGGTGGCGATGGTGTACGGCCAGATGAACGAGCCGCCGGGCAACCGCCTGCGCGTCGCGTTGACCGGCCTGACCATGGCCGAGTACTTCCGCGACGAAGGCCGCGACGTGCTGCTGTTCGTGGACAACATCTACCGCTACACGCTGGCCGGTACCGAAGTGTCGGCGCTGCTGGGCCGCATGCCGTCGGCGGTGGGCTACCAGCCGACCCTGGCCGAGGAAATGGGCGTGCTGCAGGAGCGCATCACCTCGACCAAGACCGGTTCGATCACCTCGATTCAGGCCGTGTACGTGCCCGCGGACGACCTGACCGACCCGTCGCCGGCCACCACCTTCGCGCACTTGGACGCGACCGTGGTGTTGAGCCGCAACATCGCCTCGCTGGGCATCTACCCGGCGGTCGATCCGCTGGACTCGACCTCGCGCCAGCTCGACCCGAACGTGATCGGCAACGAACACTACGAAACCGCGCGCCGCGTGCAGTCCACGCTCCAGAAGTACAAGGAGCTGAAGGACATCATCGCGATCCTGGGCATGGACGAACTGTCGGAAGAGGACAAGCTGGCCGTGGCCCGCGCGCGCAAGATCGAGCGCTTCTTCAGCCAGCCGTTCCACGTGGCGGAAGTGTTCACTGGCTCGCCGGGCAAGTACGTGCCGCTGAAGGAAACCATCCGCGGCTTCAAGGGCATCTGCGACGGCGACTACGATCACCTGCCGGAGCAGGCGTTCTACATGGTCGGCTCGATCGAAGAAGCCGTCGAGAAGGCGAAGAAGCTGGCGGCCTGA
- the atpB gene encoding F0F1 ATP synthase subunit A produces MGLAPEGGETGGGLTGYIVHHLTHNTKQFSFGEVHMDSWIVALALGLLASFWLWWYARKATSGVPSRGQAFVELVVEFVDSEVKNTFHGDRRFIAPLALTIFVWVVFMNAMDLLPLDIPSAAVEAVAGKEAAHHTYLRWVPTADINTTFGLSLTVLLLIIFYSIKAKGAGGFTKELFTAPFHAEGTFAKIVLALPNLFLNVVEYLSKPVSLGMRLFGNMYAGELVFMLIAGLFVSWFTFLPGIVFQSMWAIFHILIILLQAYIFMVLTVVYLAMAHEHH; encoded by the coding sequence ATGGGGCTGGCACCTGAAGGCGGCGAAACCGGCGGCGGTCTGACCGGTTACATCGTCCATCACCTGACCCACAACACCAAGCAGTTCTCGTTCGGCGAAGTCCATATGGACTCGTGGATCGTCGCGCTGGCGCTGGGCCTGCTGGCCAGCTTCTGGCTGTGGTGGTACGCCCGCAAGGCGACCTCCGGCGTGCCGTCCAGGGGTCAGGCCTTCGTCGAGCTGGTGGTCGAGTTCGTCGATTCCGAAGTGAAGAACACCTTCCACGGCGACCGCCGCTTCATCGCGCCGCTGGCGCTGACCATCTTCGTCTGGGTGGTCTTCATGAACGCGATGGACCTGCTGCCGCTGGACATCCCCAGCGCCGCCGTGGAAGCCGTGGCCGGCAAGGAAGCCGCGCACCACACCTATCTGCGCTGGGTGCCGACCGCCGACATCAACACCACCTTCGGCCTGTCGCTCACCGTCCTGCTGCTGATCATCTTCTACTCGATCAAGGCCAAGGGCGCGGGAGGCTTCACCAAGGAGCTGTTCACCGCGCCGTTCCACGCCGAGGGCACCTTCGCCAAGATCGTGCTGGCGCTGCCGAACCTGTTCCTCAACGTGGTCGAGTACCTGTCCAAGCCGGTCAGCCTGGGCATGCGGTTGTTCGGCAACATGTACGCGGGCGAGCTGGTGTTCATGCTGATCGCTGGCCTGTTCGTCTCTTGGTTCACCTTCCTGCCGGGCATCGTGTTCCAGTCGATGTGGGCGATCTTCCACATCCTGATCATCCTGCTGCAGGCCTACATCTTCATGGTGCTCACCGTCGTCTATCTGGCGATGGCGCACGAGCACCACTGA